The following nucleotide sequence is from Solanum dulcamara chromosome 7, daSolDulc1.2, whole genome shotgun sequence.
TGGTGGTGAATATTGTGGACCATTTGATGAATACTGTAAGCATCAAGGTATTAGACATCAGAAGACTTCTCCTAAGACTCATCAGCTTAATGGGTTGGCTGAGAGGATGAACAGGACCTTGATGGAAAGAGTTAGATGTTTGCTTTCTGAAGCAAAGTTGCTGAACTCCTTTTGGGGTAGGCATTATTGACCGCTGCAcatgttattaacttatctcTTACGATTGCTTTGCAAATTGATGTTCCAAATAAAGTTTGGTAtggaaataatttttcctatgaccACTTGGAAGTATTTGATTGCAAAGCCTTTGTACATGTGCCGAAAGATGAGAGGTCAAAGTTAGATGCAAAGACAAGGCAGTGCATCTTTGTTGGATATGGCCTTAATGAGTTTGGTTACAGGTTATATGATCCAGTTGAAAAGAAGCTTGTAAGAAGCCGCGATGTCGTCTTCATGGAAAATCAAACTATTGAAGATATTGACAAAGTGGAGAAGCTAAAATCTTCAAGTTCTGATAGCATAGTCCATCTTTATCAAGTTCCTCATACAAGTGTGCATGATGTTGATGGGCATGATGATCATGGTGATGCTCAGAATCAAGTTCCAGATCaacatgttgatattgataataACAATACTGTTGTTATTGATGATGCTCCTGCTCATGAAGTTATGGAAGAAGCAAATAATCCTCTTAGGAGGTTCACAAGACAGCGTACTCCTTCCTCTCACTATTCACCTAATGAGTATGTGATACTCACTAATGGGGGTGAACCAGAGTGTTATGAGGAGGCCATGGAAGATGAGCGTAAGGATAAATGGTTTGAAGTCATGCAAGATGAGATGAAATATTTGCATGAGAATcacacttatgagttggtgaaattgTCTAAGAGAATGAGAGCTTTGAAGAATAAGTGGGtgttcaaagttaaagttgaagaatacAGCTTGAGGCCCAGATACAAAGCTAGATTGGTTGTTAAAGGATTTGGTCAAAGAAAGGGTATTGactttgacaaaatattttctcctgTTGTAAAAATGTGCTCCATTCATATAGTTTTTGGTTTGGCTGTTAGtcttaatttagagattgagcAGATGGATGTGAAGACGGCTTTTCTTCATGGTGACCTAGAAGAGGAGATTTATATAGAACAATCTGAGGGCTTCAAAGTAAATGGTGGAGAAAATTTTGtgtgcaaactcaaaaagagtcTCTACGGAATAAAGCAAGCTCCTAGACAGTGGTACAAAAAGTTTGAATTTGTTATGGGGGAGCAAGGCTACAAGAAGACTTCTTCAGATCATTGTGTATTTATACAAAAATTTTCTGaagatgattttatcattttcttgctatatgtggatgattttatcattttcttgctatatgtggatgatatgttgattgtggGTAGAAATACTTCCAAGATTGTCGAGCTGAAGAAAGAGTTGTGTAAGTCTTTTTctatgaaagacttgggtcatGCCAAATAAATTTTAGGCATGAGAATTACTCGTCTGAGggatgaaaggaagatttatctttttcaaaagaGGTACATTAAACGTGTACTAGAGCGCTTCAACATGACGAACGCTAAGCCTGTTAGCACACCTCTTGTTGgtcatatgaagttgagcaAGAAGATATGTCTTACAACTCGTGAGAAAAAAGAGAACATGGCCAAAGTTCCATATTCCTCCATCGTTGGAAGTTTAATGTATGAAAGGTATGcactagacctgatattgctCACACAATTGGTATTGTCAGCAGATTTCTCAATAATCCAGAAAAACAACATTGAAAAACTGTAAAGTGGATACTCAGGTATCTAAGAGGAAGCTCagataaatatttgaattttagagGATCAAATTCAATCTTTAAGGGCTATACAGATGCTAATATGGCAGGTGACCTTGATAACAAAAAATTCACTACTGGATATCTGTTTACTTTTTCAAGaggagctatatcatggcagtAGAAGTTGCAGAAGTGTGCTACACGGTCTACAATTGAAGCTAAGTATATTGCAGCTACTGAAGCTGGCAAGGAGATGATATGGCTCAAGCAATTTCTTCAAGAGTTTTGCTTGCATCAGAAGGAGCATGTCGTCTATTGTGACAGTCAAAATACAATAGACTTGAGCAAGAACTCAATGTACCATGCAAGGACTAAACACATAGACGTGAGATATCACTGGATTTGAGAAAAGATAGAAAATAAATCTATGCGGGTTGAAAAGATCTCTACAAATAAGAATCTTGCagatatgttgaccaaagtgGTAACAAGGGACAAGTTCGTACTTTGCAAAGAACTTGTTGGCATGAGCTCTCTCTGAGAAGATGAAGATATATCCTTCTAGTGTATGGACTGGAGGGGGAGATTTGTGGGGTCCAGTCCCCACTAATTTCTCAAAACTTGCTGACCACCTTTTTTTCTTTGTCAAAAGTGGCTGGCCAAATGTTGtttctttttcaaaagtttGCAGCTTCTCCACATTTCTTTTGTCAAAAAGGGTAGGCGGGAGTTTCTATAAAAGGAGCTCTTCAGCTCCTCATTTTAACACACCAATTcacagagaaaaaaatatttagagagtTGTGAGGATTCcagactataagaaaatagtatgtgaagaaaaataaagtgtgagcgatatttttagtaaggtgaGAGATCGAAAGAgtgttatttcttttgagtgTGTGGTGGTCTTTTTTTTAGTATTGTATTCGGTATTACCCAGTataaaatttcttactatagtgatatcggTTGCTCCTCTTAGCCTCTGCTTTTCTCTTATttgggtttccacgtaaaattctttgtatcattatttttctcattttatttctactattttgacAATATATAGTTTTGTGCTAGTCCATTTTTCCCAATAGTTGGGACCCCACAAAGGGGAGGAAATCGACTGAACATCTCAGCTAATGGTAGAAGGCATGATCTTTTCAACCACACAAACGTTTttgttgaatattatttttgacaGGCACAATTGGTTAATAACAACTTGAATTTTATTATTGCAAAGTAAAGGTCCGCTTCGACCTTACAATTCTTACATACTATATTTCTTGCACTCGCATTCTAGcaactctcttttttttctcactCACTTGTTGTTTGCTCACTTGCTTACTTTCTTTCTTGCTTTCTTATTTGGTTGGTAACTCAAATGAACCACCTCTATTTATAGGTGGTGATGGAAGAATCTAGCCAAGGATATTTTCTACTCTATTCTAGAATGTTTCTCCAATTACTTAATTCTAGAACTATCCTCTCCAGAATATTTCTAGACTTTTCTTTCTAGAACACTTATTCTAGAGATCTTCCTTCAATTCTCTACAACTTCGGAATATTCCAAGTTTTTCTTGAAATATCTTAAGTATTAATTAAGTTGGTAATGAATTATTAACAGTTTGGTCTTCTACTTTCTTTTTGTACCTTTTCGATTGATTCACAACAACCTTCGCTATTGAATGATAATCAGAAACTCGTGGTTGAttgacaatatatataagcaGGTGCTTTTGAAGCTATTATTTCAAAATTGTTAAACAAAGAGAAATATTTGGAGACAAGAGGTTtgtgggagaagagaaaaaGAGGAAGAGAAGTAGATAAGGCCTAAAATACTGAAGAACTTATAAAGGTTAATTGAACCCGAGGATATATTCCTTAGTTTTACACTTGTAAAGGTTTGAGCCCCATAAGTTCTTTGATTTTGAACTCCAACAAAATTTTGTATCTCATGAATGTTCCTTGATTTTGAACCCTTTGGCAATGATGCTTAGATAATGATAGCCATTATATtgattaatttcattttttgcaGAACTTGAAGTATGAGACAGCTAACATGGTGAAGAAGATAGAGATCCTTGAAGTTTCCAAACGGTTCTCAATTGTCTTAATTAGTTGTCACAATTCTCAATTTACTACTCCCGAAATAAGTGTcacttaaataaaaataacgcccattaaaaaattaatatatacaatatGTAATTTACTAaactatttatattaaataactaTCTCTAAAAAATTGAATACTATTAAAAAGATGGAGTATAAAGATATAGCTGAAAAAAcatattaatttttatcttGAATTCTTAAGAtaacacttattttgagatttttttttctaaagtaACACTTGTTTCTACTTATTTACTTATTAAAGTTTTGAATTGGGGAATTAATTGGTTAGGAAGCTGATGGGGCAAGGATTAGGGTCATGTTCAATGGATGAACTACAAGACATTGACAGCCGGCTGGAGAGGAGCCTCAAAATTATCAGGGCTAGAAAGGTATTATTCCCTcctttcaatttatatgaattaatttaattaaaaagacttttaaaatttgtggtttaaataagagagaaatatttgtgtGCCTATAAATTATTTCACTAAGGGTAGATGAACATTTTAAAGTACAttgttactaaatatagaaatatatcattttttgggacttactaaaaaaaaagtgagtcatataaattgaaacacAGGGGAGTAATTGGATTCATTATTATCCAAATTTGACACTAATATTCTTGATTCTTTTGTCATTTTAATTTCTAGACTCAATTGTTCAAAGACGAAATAGAACGCCTAAAAGCCAAGGTATGATCATCAacaactaattaatttaatGCATTTTAGGGCTTTTATAATTGGTATAATCTTAACTAAAtgcaaccccccccccccccccaggAGAGGCTATTGCTCCAACAAAATGCAAGTTTACGTGAAAAGGTGAACTCTCTAATATTTGctattgaattaattaattattatattattttagcCTCACACAAATATTTGAGGTTTAAAGCACAAACAAGTTTCAAAAATTTTATAGTTATAAACGTTATGacaatatatttttaagatcataaattttaatgttCTTTCTTAAACTCTATGCTCAATCAAATAGCTTCAGCGTCCACAAAATTGAAATGAATGGAGTAGTTAAATCATCCAATTCAATTTTCTTGTACTTCTTTTCAATAGTGCTTCAaccttaattttttatttatacatatcAATATTCATGGTTGCGTCATTATACTTGACATATGTTCATTATCTTATAGAATATTCAAacgttttttttattttttatatttcaaacAATTTGTTACGCTAATAGTTGCATTTATGTTCTCATTTTTTTTCACATTTGAAAAAACATTACTCAACCCAGTGCGGGCTTAGGCCAATGCTACTACAGCCAGCGCCTGCACCCGCACCTGTACCAGCACCACCACAAACACCACCAGCTCAAGtgaaagaaagggaaaattgTAGCCGAAGTACAGAGAGTGTGGAGGTGGAGACTGAATTGGTTATTGGCCTTCCACAAATGCGCTGCTCATGATAGTAGCTGGGATCAGGAGTCAGAATTTTTCACTAAGGGAATTCAAATATAAAGAACGTAATTTTCCGTCGAAGATAGCGTGGATAAACCTCCTCTCGATTCTACCTGGCACCACCCTTGCTGGGACAGAGAGActacttgttcatattttgttttacatacatattttctTCCTCagtaatttattatattaagtGTCTAGGATTTCTCAATTATTTACACAATGAGttatagatttaataaataaaacctTACAATAAGAGTGTAATGTTTGCCCTTATTTTTTTGGTAACCTTTTGTTGTTTAGCCAAGTGTTGTATCTCTATTTCCCTGAACAACTATTATAGAGAAGCCTGATCTGAGTTGCATATGTATTTATAGTGTGCttcctttctatttttttaaacattCTAAACAGCTCAATTGTTTTGTAGTGTATTACAAGTTTGTTTTTTGATTTTGCCAGatatctttatttttacatatataaaaaagatttataaacgaatttaaaatttataaatttttacaaTAATCTCAAAGTCAATATTCAATAATAATTAGGTTTAcaatcatataaatatttaGTAAATTTCTTAATGCAAAAACAATATATGGGCAAACTCTACAGGTTCACATGAACAACGCAACAATCACTGTAGACCCTCTTTTTGCTGTATCATTTTCTATGTAAATTGTAAATGGTTAAATCCACCCATTTTCTCTATTAATTATCTCTCATCATATATACATGTGAATATATAAACGTATCAAATGACTTTTTTTTGGGAACTTTCAAAAATAGTAAAGATTTGAAAACATAATTAGGCTTCTTAGCTACAGTTTGCTTAATTACGTTTCATAACTACAGTTTCAGTTGCTATGTCAATTTTCGTTTGTATATCTCgctgcattatacaaattgagCTTTCAAAGAGATTGTATATATTCGCTTTCAGATTTGTATATTCATTTTCAGATTTATATATTCGCTTCTAGATTTTctttagagatttgtatattcGCTTTCATATTGGAATATGAGCCCCCAAATTTGTATAATAGCAAATTTCACTTAACTGTAGCCAATTCACGTAATTAATTGAAACTATACCCTTACCACATAATATAGTAATAATGTTTGTCAATCTGCATAATACCCTTATCGCATAATATAGTATTAGTGTTTGTCAATCTgagtaatttttcttttttcttatataGTCCATTACAAATGTTATTTTAgtcatatgattttttttttaattatggaaGATCAGTAAGAAACAATAtgaaatatctatatataaaaaaaaaaaaacaatagtaCATAAATCTTTATAAGGACGTCTTCTCTTATAACGGTAAGTGGGCTGCATAGACAACAGATTAAACGCTGTGTCAGCCCAACAATCTAACTCACTATATTTATGTGCTCCATTTACCCAATTTGGTCCAATTGTCACATATTTTGTAATGGGaacttacataaatatgatatatgaagaaaatatttgtcatttatatCAATAATAACTTTTTCACacaatacaattttaatatatattcagagaacaatttataaaacacatatgatataaattttattcatAGATAATATACACACtttaatatacttataatacactgtgtcaatttcttaccaaacaagcataatacattttaaaatacttataatacatttatattgcataaataatttacttttaatacattatcgatttatcataatattgctatattttgatatagatggtaataaataaaaaaatatcgctaaaatcagtaattatttattaaaaagtgttcaGTAGTTTTTCCTTTTGTAATCAAGACATACTAATTCCCAAAATAAATGATCTctcattttttctcttttaaaataCTCTCTCTacttcctttcttttcttccatcgaaagttcttcaaaaatcgagaccaaaatttaaaattgttgCCGTTCAAAAGCTCAAGCTTTAATAAATTGAGACGACTTTGTTCAAAGAAGTAGCAATTTAATCAATATTGTAtgtatttttggaaaaattctATTGTAGAAAAGGGATCAAAGATTAATAAGCACTAAACTAAAGATAACTAAAACGAAATAACACTTACTTAAGAATGGCTTAttgatctttttcttttttaaaaagtttttcttttaaatttgttAAGTTTTATTAGTTCAAATCACCAGCCATTCAGTCACTGCAATTAACACTTCAAAGTGACTCAGTGGTTATTTTGGAAGTCAATGGTTTATAGTGACTTCTATTAAAGCCATGTATATATAGGTCTAACAACTCTATGAACAATATAACCTAGGTTTTAATGCCATTGAATTTCAATAGAATTGTATTCATTAAAGTTGTTTAATGAAATGGAATCATTAAATGTTTGATAAACAactttaaaatagttataaaaaatgaattgaatttaaaaaaataaataggaaaTATTGTTTAAGCAAATTTGGTTAAAAGGGGAAAAGTTATAAAAGAGATTGGCTAATCTAGAAAGAGTTGCGAATCATCCAGGCGACCAACATAAGCAAAATGATCCATTTGTGTGAGAAGAAATAGGGCCCCTTATTTTTATCGGCGTTCATTTTGGACTTCAACTAATTCAGTATCATGTAAGGTTCATCAAAAGAGAAGTCCTTCTtccatttttttagaaataggACCCCTTCTTTTTATCAGTGTTTATTTTGGACTTTAACTAATTCAGATCGTGTCATGTAAGATTCATCAAAAGAGAAGTCCTTCTtccatttttttagaaataggACCCCTTCTTTTTATCAATGTTTATTTTGGACTTCAACTAATTCAGATCGTTTATTTTTAAGATTCGAATTCAGTCATATAAGgtacattaaaaaaaatcctttatttttaagattcgaattcaaaatttttaattaataatgaagaaattttattcattccGCCCAAATTTAGAAAGGTCGAAATAGAGTCCATAGGTGTAGGTTTCATAATTTAAATGTGGCCTACTTTTTGAATTATATGCTGACATTAAGAAAGCAATGATTCAAGTGACGACAAGGTTGTTTGCCATTCCCTATGACATTGCGATGTCCAGACACCCCTTTGTAGCGGACGCTCCTCCTACACACTTTCTTCTATATATTTATTCCCCTATAATATGTCAGAGATGTCTATGTTTGCTTCTGCTATTTTTACTGTTTAGagtttgtatttatattgaaatttgattaatttaaatttaaatattatatgatttattttttgaggtgatattttaaataatatatttttttttatattcaggGCTCGACATATGAGATCTGATTAAGGATGGAGAGGGTCACAATCATTCCACCATAATTCATGttgatgtttgtttcaattattttttaaagatttatATTTGTATTGAAATTCGATTAATTCAAATTCGAgcattatataatttattttttgatgtgGCGCtttaaataagatttttttttcatatttaaaactCGACACATGAAATCTGATTAAGAATGGAGGGGTTTGAACTATTTCACCACAATTCATGTTTGTTTCTGtattactatttattatttCCCCCTCATGGTTTCTATCCAATATTCTCCTTAATTTTTCAAATTAGTCTGAGTCTACTGGGGATCAATTCTCAAATTTCAAATGCAAATAATAGATGGATCTTGCAACGtttctattttttgtttttttcttaattttttgatttaataGGGGAAGGAAACAAGATATCTCCTACTTGACAAATatgctttaaaaaataatatccaaGAAGGTTGATcactgatatatatattttttattattattagactgaaaaataaagcaATTAGTAACACGCCACTTTCAATTAAACAATTTGTAGTATTTAATAGGTAAATATTAGTTACGAGATTATGGGTTTCTCCATAGGCGGATTTGTAATAATCACAGTTCATGTCACTTattgaaaattttcataaatcgAATAAATTATTTTGTCCACAATCTACATATTTTCTAGAAGATGAATAGCATTTTGTCTTTGTAAATCATAATCGCCATATCATGGTgcaaaacatatattttttaatatctaTAATAGTGTATTTATATGTTATAGATATGATTTGAGGTTGGACAAACTAATGGTATAATTAGCACTCATTATGCATGGACACCCAACACAATAACTATTTTcaacaaatttataatttaaatttaaatttaaattataccCATCACTCATGAGGGTAACTGAATTGGTGCAACAGGTAGTATTTCACCGGGGATCCTGTCAACGTCTTCTTAGTTTGACTCGTCACATTGGATTTATCTAGTGTAATTTATGATTTATTGCTCATGAGTGAATTTATCTAATGCGCAGTTACTAGAAATTTTCATGCGGATTCCCCAAAAAGAAGTTATACTCATCATTAGTCCATAAATTAAAATCATCCGGATatagtatatattttttggttCTAAAATAAGTGATATTTTTAGCTTGGGTACACCTCATAAGAAATTATTtattcatagaaaataaaaCGTATTTTTGCTAACTTACCTTTTATAAATACCTTGAAAAAATGTAATTCTTTATAAGTTGCTTCTAGGTTATGTAAAATTCTCTTTCTTTATATACACATAAGATTAAAAGAATATCCGACTTCATAATATATGAAACACCAttcattttgaaatattttttaaaaaaataagtaaataaaatactatttaATTTGAAATGGTGAAAGTTAGTCGAATAGATTCTCTTTTGAAATGTAACCCAAAGTTTAGACacgttttttttaaaataaattactgTTTAGCTGTACACTTTGAAAAGATTCACGTACAAGCTTCACCTTAAAGTTTCATAttgaattataattaattttcacATATTCCGACAAAACAAACATCCCCCAGTGTACATTTTACACATAAAATGTTTGaactgaatttttaaaaaatactttactTAATCATATCACAAAATGGAAACGTGAATTTAACGTAATTCTTTTTTGAACGCTAACCGATGAATCCATTTGTTTATAAAAGGACTTGTACAACTAACAATTTGTAATTTGAAGAGAGACGAATGGAGTATTAATTTTTAATCTATAGaccttatttttctttaatatagaGTTCTAGATATCAAATTAGACATGTCAAAAGAGATATCAAACTAGGCGCTTAAACAtgaattgagattttttttaaaatgaaagttAAAAGTGTGTTTATACAtgaaaataaaatcattttttttatgagTAGGAAGTTTGAAAAATTCCTAAGCCTGTTTTAATGGCCAAAgacttatttaaaataattttcaaatattattacAAATAGTCCAAATCTTTTTCAGGGACAAACGACTTTGGACTATTCACACTAAACCCTTCTTGATTCTTGAATGTTGTATAATTTAAGATTGCAGCCTGAGAAAGGTTGACTTGATACAGGAATTAGCTATCGGTAAATtttgtaattaaataataaaaattatattataaaaaaacaaCTTGTTAGCTATAAACTATTTAAGGATTAAGTTTATAGTTgattctattattttattttatttttgtgtagtgGTTGAAAGACAAAGAAGATGGTCCATAGATAGCCAAACAAGAGGATCAAATAGTAAACATGTCAAATCTCATCCTCGTATGTCCGTAGAAGAGTAATTGGAATCTAAGATTAATAGCAcaaatgaacaaaaaaaaaaccttagGTTCCAAATTAATTATACTACTGTTTTAAAGTCAAATTTCAAAGTTTTTCCAGATTCAACGGActataatatgaaaattttggagCTTTGTGTGTGTTTATATTTGAATTGGAAGCTTATCAATTGGTAGCTTGTTCCAACCTAGATTAGGCTTTTATTAAAAAGTTTTTGTATGAAGTACTACAAAAGAAGcacaaattattaaattatgtgTTTGACACTATCTTCtaaaatatgattattattTAAAGTAAAAGTTTGTTTAATCTTTCACTTTATcgtaatcataattaattaagaaaaaactaaaatcatGTATTTTCTTCTTGAGGCATATT
It contains:
- the LOC129895134 gene encoding MADS-box protein SOC1-like isoform X1 — translated: MVRGKVEMKRIENSTSRQVTFSKRRNCLTKKAYELSVLCDAEVAFIIFSHKGTLFEFASSNMQKIIKRYREHARETTMVNNSTELEHNVENLKYETANMVKKIEILEVSKRKLMGQGLGSCSMDELQDIDSRLERSLKIIRARKTQLFKDEIERLKAKERLLLQQNASLREKCGLRPMLLQPAPAPAPVPAPPQTPPAQVKERENCSRSTESVEVETELVIGLPQMRCS
- the LOC129895134 gene encoding MADS-box protein SOC1-like isoform X2; its protein translation is MVRGKVEMKRIENSTSRQVTFSKRRNCLTKKAYELSVLCDAEVAFIIFSHKGTLFEFASSNMQKIIKRYREHARETTMVNNSTELEHNVENLKYETANMVKKIEILEVSKRKLMGQGLGSCSMDELQDIDSRLERSLKIIRARKTQLFKDEIERLKAKERLLLQQNASLREKANATTASACTRTCTSTTTNTTSSSERKGKL